The sequence CAACATATTTTAACCCAAGAGCAATTGCCCTTTGAGCACGAAGCCTTAGGCCTACTCGCCAAATCGGCTAACGGCAGTATGCGTGATGCCTTAAGTTTGACCGATCAAGCGATTGCTTTTGGTGGCGGCACTGTGATGCTCAATCAAGTGCAATCCATGCTCGGTAGTATTGATGAGCAGCATGTGCTGGGCTTACTCAAAGCCTTAACTGACGCTGATATTGGCGCGTTGATGCAAAGCTGTGCCCAGGTGCTGGCCTATGGCGCAGATGCCCAAGAAGTGCTGCGCAGTTTACTGGAATTACTGCATCAAATTACCCTGACACAATTTGCGCCCGCGGCGGCGCAGCAATCTCTGTATAGTGCGCAAATTCAAGCGTTTGCAGAGCAGTTAGCGCCTGAACAAGTGCAACTGTATTACCAAATTTTACTCACGGGCCGCAAAGACTTGCCCCATGCACCTGATCCTAAGTCAGGGCTTGAAATGGCATTGCTGCGTGCTGTTGCTTTTGTCCCCGAAAAAAGCGTTAAGCGCTGGCAAGTGGATGACGCGGTTAAGGTGGATTTGTCTGCCCAACCTGCTTTAACCCCACAAGCTACAATACCACCAGAGGTTCCAGCGGAGAGACAACTGGCCGTAAATGCGCCTGTGGCTGAAAAAAAAACGCTGTTAGCAACCGTCGCTAATCCAGAGGCGCAGTTGCAAGCAGAGACAACGCCTGAAACTGCGTTAGAGGATGATGAGCCTGAACTTAATGCGGCGCTGATTGCCGAGCAGCAAGTGATCTTAAGCCAAGCCCAAAGCCAAGGTTTTGGCGCAAGTGCTGATCCGGTTGTAAGTTCAAATACGGCGCTTAATCAAGATGTTAATTCATCAGATCCTACAGATCCAGATACAGCATTGACCGAGCAGACTGCTACTGAAGATGTCTTAGATGCTCAAAATACAGCAGGGGATTTAGCGCCAGAGCCTTATGTAGCAGAAGCATACGGGCAGTATGACTATGCTCAATCCAACGATGCTCAATCCAACTACGCACAATTCAATCATGCTCAAAGCTATGATACATCGACGCCACTTGATGCTTATCAGGATGATTACGCGCATTTTATGTCTGAGGATGCAGCTGAGCAGCTTATTATATCTGAGCATGCAGTAGAGCAACTTAGCGCGAGTGAAGGCAATCTGTTTAGCAATGGCAGCGCCCAACATAGTGCGTCAAACCAGACAGGACAAGTGTTTGCCGTCGATAATACTCAGGTAGCGAAAGCGGCTGTATCCCTTGAGGATGACGATATTTTATCGGCAGTATTAGCAGCGCGGGAATCATTACTGTCGGATCTCGATGCGTTAAGCACGAAGGATGGTGATGGAAAAAAGTTATCTCCTGACGTTAAGGCAAAAACGCCGACTTCGAATGCTCACTCTAGGCCAGCAACAAGCGTCAATGTGAGTCCTCGTCCTGGACAAAATGCCGTAACTTTAGAATTTGAAAGTGATTTCGAACTGCCCTTTGACGATGATTTTGAGGCTGAGATTTATACCAAGCCTGAGTTGAGCACTAAAGCGACCAATGCGCCGCTTGCACCACTTAGTACTCGGCCCATAACCCACTCGATTATTGTTCCATCTACTCAGCAAAGTGCAGCAGCGCAGCATCTGCCGCTTGATCCCAATGATCGTCCGCCATGGGAGGACGCGCCTGTGGCTGAGTGCCACCATGGGAATGCTGAACCCATAACGACATCGCGCCAAGTGAATGAAGAAAGCCATCTGCGCCAAGAAAGTGCAGCGCTTCACGCGCCTTTATTGGCAGTTGAGCCTGTTCAGGTTGCACCTGCGCTGACTTTGCCTACAAAT comes from Shewanella oneidensis MR-1 and encodes:
- the dnaX gene encoding DNA polymerase III subunit gamma/tau; the protein is MSYQVLARKWRPATFEQMVGQSHVLHALTNALTQQRLHHAYLFTGTRGVGKTSLARLFAKGLNCETGVTASPCGVCGSCVEIAQGRFVDLIEVDAASRTKVDDTRELLDNVQYRPTRGRFKVYLIDEVHMLSRSSFNALLKTLEEPPEHVKFLLATTDPQKLPVTVLSRCLQFNLKSLTQQEIGTQLQHILTQEQLPFEHEALGLLAKSANGSMRDALSLTDQAIAFGGGTVMLNQVQSMLGSIDEQHVLGLLKALTDADIGALMQSCAQVLAYGADAQEVLRSLLELLHQITLTQFAPAAAQQSLYSAQIQAFAEQLAPEQVQLYYQILLTGRKDLPHAPDPKSGLEMALLRAVAFVPEKSVKRWQVDDAVKVDLSAQPALTPQATIPPEVPAERQLAVNAPVAEKKTLLATVANPEAQLQAETTPETALEDDEPELNAALIAEQQVILSQAQSQGFGASADPVVSSNTALNQDVNSSDPTDPDTALTEQTATEDVLDAQNTAGDLAPEPYVAEAYGQYDYAQSNDAQSNYAQFNHAQSYDTSTPLDAYQDDYAHFMSEDAAEQLIISEHAVEQLSASEGNLFSNGSAQHSASNQTGQVFAVDNTQVAKAAVSLEDDDILSAVLAARESLLSDLDALSTKDGDGKKLSPDVKAKTPTSNAHSRPATSVNVSPRPGQNAVTLEFESDFELPFDDDFEAEIYTKPELSTKATNAPLAPLSTRPITHSIIVPSTQQSAAAQHLPLDPNDRPPWEDAPVAECHHGNAEPITTSRQVNEESHLRQESAALHAPLLAVEPVQVAPALTLPTNTQAAQVEQAAGQSHQLNHPDEVPATPPRELDAAAPPAPASDLTVAQSITGHPLDLHWYKLMASLDIGGRVRQLAVNSICQVQSNPLPLLLKPDQKHLAAQVAIEQLEQALTAALGAPRQVEVVIGTDPSRETPLELRKRFHQELLQQARQSLIMDDNVQWLINRFGAELENDSLLYPPELLNQRSGLIPALPEPE